tgcagaaaaaataattgctaccaacttgccttccattgaggacctgtatactgcacaaatcaagaagagggccgtgaaaatattttcagatccctcgcatcctggacataaactgtttcaactcctaccctcaaaacgacgctatagagcactgcacaccagaacaactagacacaagaacagtttttccccgaaggccatcactctgctaaacaaataattccctcaacactgtcaaactatttactgaatctgcactactattaatcgtttcatagttcccatcaccaatctctttccacttatgactgtatgactatagcttgttgctggcaatccttatgatttatattgatatattgatcatcaattgtgttgtaaatgttgtaccttgatgaacgtatcttttcttttatgtacactgagagcatatgcaccaagacaaattccttgtgtgtccaatcacacttggccaataaaattctattctattctattctattctaaacaaccaAAGAAACCCCCAAAATTGCTAGAGTCAAGTATCTGTTTAGTATTTGGATGATAGGATCTAAGGATGCTGAAATATATCCCAAAGAGTATCAAATTATTTCTTCCCTATTGACAAGAAAACCAGATGGTGCGTCTGCAGATTAAAGTCACTACAGGCTCAGATCAAGGAGACAATACCTTTTTATTGTCAGATAATTGGAGCTTTACTGTAAATGCTTTCACCCACAAAAACCACTAGAGGGAGCTCTCTTCTAATATGAAAACTGGAGCTTATGTTTTCAAAAGTCACCATCATATTCAGAATGGGGCAAAAGACAGAACAGAACACACAACTTAGCTTTCTGAAGCCTGCAGTTTtaaagtgtgtggacttcaacttccaagcagcatcttaaagttgccaagtttgacaaAACACGGACGTAAATGAATTAGACCATACGAGAGAAGCCTCTTTACATTTTCATAATTTTCTCTCCTCAGCATTTCTTTAACGTGGCCTAATCCTAAACAAGGTTTGTTGCATTTGAATCTCATTAGTTTCAACAAGTTGCGGTAGGCTCTTTTCATCTGGTGCTTTCCGAAAGTGCTAAAAATCTGGGGAATTCCAATACATCCGATAAACGAGGGATGGAAGAGACTGATTTTTCTGCAcaacatttggaaaaaaatttcCCTAACAATGCCATCTTACAAATGCACAAGGcttaattctatctatctatgtagacAATTGCAGTCGAAAGACATCATATTCCATGCCAACCATCTGACATCCTTTATCAGATATAACTCAAGTAGAAAGGGTTCGGTTGACTCATGTTTGTTCTCACGGTGAAATGAAAAGCAACTGAGCACTTGGATTGTTTCTGtcataacaggaaaaaaaaaaaatcacctgacTTTCTTTTCCAAAATGCTCCAGCTCTTTGATAACTTTCACGTATTTGATTTTCATCTGGTGCATGTCTTTTGCAATCTGTACAGaaatgcaaacagaaaaaaacaaatccaTGTCATTATTGAATACAAAACAATGTGTCACGGATGAACATTCAGTCAACATCTGGCTGTACTGTACTATAAGAGAAACAACATAGATGGTTGAACTAGCACAAGCAGACAGCAGGGCCAAAATGCATCTTAACCGTATTTCATTTTAGGAGGCTCAATCAATTCACAACTGTTACATGGgaaatccttgatttataaccatccTTTTAATGATCAAAgttagaaaaaagtgactttcaaccagtccttgcatttacaagTGTTGCAGGatccccaaggtcatatgatcaaaatttaggcacatggtaactggcatatatttacaacgtgtcctggggtcacgtgatcaccacttGTGATCCTCACagacagcttccaacaagcaaagtcagtgagggaaactggatttgcttaatgaccttgtcattcacttaacaacttcagtgattcacttaacaatcattgcagaaaggttgtaaaatcagacatGACTTACTTAGCAACCACCTTAACGATAGAAATTCAAAAGTCCCAAtcgtggtcctaagttgaggactatttgtaatacTTAGcaactgtaatttttaaaatctgagaCAGGTTTAGAAGTAAAGTGATAAAAATGTCTAAGGAACAAATTGTACATACACAGTATGGCGTATGGCTCGGCGGACATACAACTAACATTTAGGGCACATATTTTGTATTCATGGTACTCTCCTGTTCATTGGATGAACATTTGTAGATTTGTGAAATGTTTTTAACGTTCTTCTTATCAGTAGGATCTTTCTGTGAGCCAAGGGAAAGGCAGCTCTTCAAATCAGGCACTACAAAGGAAAATCTCATTCCAATCTTACCTTGTTGAGCACTTGACTAAAAATGTCTGATTCTTGAACCATGTGTAAACATGGTTCTCTCTCAGGGCAGAATGTTTGTAAAAGCCTGATttgatatttattattcattaaatAGATGAccatgaaatttttttttcttaagagacAAATATTGCAGtaggaaaaggaggaaagaacTGGTTTGTGTTTAATAACATTTAAATGAGAATGAACATGAAAATGAACCACTGATATATTAATGTTCATTTTCAACAAATAATGTCCCACTTTCTTAggagacacatctctttatatcGTTTTCTTGGTACTTTTAGCCATGTTTTGCGTGGGCTATAAAGTGGTGGTATTTTTCCCCATCTTATTTTATCCATCTTAtttctattgtattttatcttggctgtaaaccgccctgagtccatcgggagaagggcggtatacaaattaaaatattattattattattgttattgttattgttactgttattattattattattattgttgttgttgttgttgttattgttgttgttgttgttgttgttgttgttattattattattattattattattattattattattattattattaccagatAGTGTCAATGTATGTTGGAAATGATCATCACAGTTTACCTTGGTAATGTATAATTTAGCTGATCTATAGGGAATGTAAGATAGCTCTTCTTTGGATTGGCACCCATCCAGCTGAACCTCAGGAAACAACCATCCAGGAGAACTTGGATAACCTGCAacatataaaaatacaaagaaaaagaaaaagaatagggcAGTACAATGCTACAGATTTGATTCTGCAACATTGCTTTGAAAAATCCTTGGCGTCTGAATGGAGCATTGTCAGCAACACATTAAAGCTGCTGCATTTTTCCCCCTGAGACTGAATAACTTTCCCCATAAATAGAGTTCCTGGACAAAAGTcatggctgctttaatgaattaTTAACAGATGCTGTGTTTTTACTATAAACACATTCTGAAGCACCATTTTGCTATCACATGTGAAATATTGCACAACCAAAGAAAAACACTTGGGCCTTTAAGACAGCCTTTTCCAACCTGGTCCTCTCCATCTGACTTTCAGAATTTCCAGATAATCAAATAGTTTGTTATCTCATCCCAGGCCATGTATGGGTGTTGCTGAACTATAGCTTCCCAAGATCTCCTATTCCTGGCTAAGAATGCTGGTAAGTGTAAtccaagggatgcagtggctcagtggctaagacgtggagcttgtcgattgaaaggtcggcagtttaacggttcgaatccctagtgctgtgtaatgggatgagctcccattacttgtcccagcttctgccaacctagcagtttgaaagcatgtaaaaaatgcaggtagaaaaataggcaccgttttggtgggaaggtaacagcgttccgtgcacctttgatgtttagtcatgccggccacatgaccacggagattcttcggacagtgctggctcttcagctttgaaatggagataagcaccgctccctagagtcagaaacgactatcACATTTTTGCAAGGGGAGCCTTGATCTTTACCTTTAAGTGTAGTCCGGCAACCTCTGGACTGCCATTTGCTTATCCCagccttgtattttttttaaatagagattTGAACAGGTGATGTAAAGAAGCAAGTCAATACAATCATTCACACTCTGAAGGACAGGCCAAAAAGAGGACACTGATACTCTCATACATTTATTGTTAACACAATAGTAAAAGGAGTTTAAAATAAGATGCACTCAAGTGATACAAAGCAGAAAGCCTATATGTGATGGTTTCAATAAGGTGTTTCATGCCATTGAGGTTGCATAATTCACCTCACTGAGGGAGGAGGTGAGATGATGCTTTTCTAAAGTACTTTGTGCGGTTTTGGTCTTTCCCAACAACTCATTAGCCTCCTGGAAAAGTTGGAAAACACCAGGTTGCCTTACAATTTGGGGACATTCTCGTCTAACCAAGTTTCCCAGGGCTTGTACGTTCAATGCAGCCATGAAAgagaaattatatttattataaaaataagacATGGCAAAGGAAAGACTCAAATTTTGCTGTGAGAATTATATTATGAAATGGTAGGCGGGCTACAATGGTATTAGTTTCTGCGTATGTTGTGCAAAGTACCTTTCTCTGCTTCCTTTTGGTTTTCTTCATTTTCACTGAGACGTTTTGCAAAGGAAGTCTTACTATTGTCAAAACTCTTGTTCTCATTTGAGAAAGCTTCACCTGCAAAACAATTCAAGTGGAAAACCAGGCTGGCTTTATATGTACTTCTTCTCTTGTCTTTCCCCATGTGTGCTGAAGATTACTCCTATTATGCACTTCCATAATGTTTCTTATagggatgcggtgactcagtggctaggacgctgagcttgtcgatcgaaaggtcggcagttcagcggttcgaatccctagtgccgcgtaactgggtgagctcccgttacttgtcccagcttctgccaacctagcagttcgaaaccatgtaaaaaggcaagtaaaaaaatagggaccatctttggtgggaaggtaacagcgttccgtgcgcctttggcgtttaagtcatgctggccacatgaccacggagacgtctttagacagtgctggctctttggttttgaaacggagatgagcaccgccccctagagtcgggaacaactagcacatagttgttgaacctttccctttccctttaatGTTTCTTACCCCCTTCACTCATCATGATGGGTGCATATCTACTGTATGCATACAGACATAGTTCTTTGCTTATGTAACAACCACTCAAAGTTATGATCTTCACATGTAACAGCCACTCAAAGTTATGACCTTCTTGAAAAAGGGGACTTACAGTCCAGATCCAAAGTTCGGACAATCAAATCCCTCCCTGAGGTCACAGATCCACACTTTGGCAATCCAGCCACCTGTATAGCCCTTTGTAGTGTCTCATGACTATGCtttatgatggttttgctgaaaaccggcacttctggtttttggcaaaactgtgcCACGgtaaacaatgggtttgcttaatgactaccacATTCACTTTTGACGCCCATGGCGTTCGCTTAATGATCGCCACAAGAAAACTGTGGTAAATTACCACCTTATGGCTTATAACAGTGATGGGCAGTCTCCATTGCAGTcacaaatcgaggactacttgtatgtatACATGCAATCATTAGTGTAATGGATATTTCTTATCTTGAGCACTCAGCATTGGTGCCTTGCCAGGGCAGCAGCACTGAAATCCAGATAGAGATCTATGACCTCTTCAAAGTTATCCTTGTCAgatgaattaaaattattaattcccTGCAAGCATAATTCTAGTAATTGTAGTCCTAGTAATTGTGTAATGATTGGCCTTTCTTACCACATCCAGTTTCTTCCTCCACGGCTATATTTTTTGTTGGATGAGCTTGTACCTCCTCTATAACATCAGTAACACTTCCAGGCAAGGAAATCCATGAGATGATATTTGATTGTGATTTGGACTCCACGTTATTTCTCAAGCCCTCTTCAGATACTTGGGAACTTGATGGGAAATCTGTTTGTATCCAGGCCCctgcaagagagaaaaaaaatgtctttcatTCATATAGTTAAATCTAGAAAATCAAACCTATATGAGTAGGCTTAAAACAGTAATAAACACTTTCCAATCTGTCTCTACTTCCTCTTTGAGTTTAGGCAATGAGGAAATAATTTGAGAAGAAATCcagacttatttttattttcttcccttAATCCTATTTTTCACCCCATAACATCAGAGTGTTTCAGTTTTCTATTCAGTTTTCTATTCTTGCATCGCTGCATCGATAAACAAGCAGTTTTCCAGGCTACATATTCTAAAAATCTACCTTCTTCTGTTGCACTTCATTTCCGTTTGTGTCATGAGCTCCACACAGAGGCAAAATCAACTAGAAATgactctctcctttcccttttcttctctgcTTACAATATTGTGCTGGGTACAtttcagtagtggatttcaaatttttttactaccagttctgtgggtgtggcttggtgggcgtggcatggtttggcgggcatggtttggtgggcatggcaggggaaggatactgtaaaaattctatttcctccccaatccaggtgaaggttattgcaaaatccccatttcctcccaatcagctgcgaCTTGAgacgcagagaatagatgaggccgggtccagtcagaatttttactaccagttctccagaactggtcagaacctgctgaataccacctttggtaCATTTGACTTACTACCATTCATTTAGAGAGCATTCGaagttatagcagcactgaaaaaagtgacttagtatttttcatacttacgacagctgcaacattccccatggtcatgtgatcaaaattcggatgctcggcaactggcatgtatttatgacggtggcagtgtcttggggtcatgcaatcccttttgcgaccttctgaccagtgaagtcaatggggaagaccccCCATTAACAATCACATTACTAATTTAAAACTGCattgattctcttaacaattgcggcaagaaagatcgtaaaagcgGGCCAAATTGACTTAAAAATTGTCTTgctcggcagcagaaattttgggcccaattgcggtcataggtcgaggactactttTATAATGCAGAGGACAAAACATTCATGCTTCTTCAGATTTTATCTATTCGGTCTCCTAATTGTAACATTATGTCTTGCTAGGCGAGGCTGGAGCAAATTACATGAGGGATAGTGAACTGTAAAAGCTTGTTTACAAGCTTTTGTAAATAAAATTGGCCCAGAAAAAGTGTGGCTCTTGCCATAAGCAGTTCCTAATGCAAATCTCCCTGAATTGTTCACAATCCTCTGGGAAAAACAGTTTGGGGctatttgtttaaaaaacaaataattcacCATAGTCTCACAGGATATACCATCTGTACACACAAGAAACTAttataatcagatttttaatgtaACAATAGTGTTTCAATGGTTGTTGAAAAGAGGCAATGTCACAGATTTCaaattttgccttattttattcCAGTGAAAGGGGCCACATCCTCTTTCTTCTCTATTACAACTGAGATGGAAGAATGTATACAGatgttctacagcaggggtgtcaaacaccaTTTTCTTGATGGcaacattagggttgtgtttgacctcggggtatggggctgggcgtggccagggtgggtgtggccagctagaCATCAGTCGTGTCAGGAgtgtctgtggtggcccgagcaccctGGCagtaaaaacgggctcccgagctccattttcagccatgatggcctcctgctgccctctgccagtgaaaatggaggccaGGGGGGCTGCacgcatgtggccctcccaagctccatttttgctggcagaggcactgcgggccaatcctttgctgtttctagggcggccccatgggccaaatctaagcaccctgcgggccgaatccagcccatgggccttgagtttgacacccttgttctacaGTATAATATCTACTTTGAAAATTCTTTATTCAATAATTTGGGAAAGATGCTTATATCCAAACAGAGTAGTTAAAAAATCGagcatggaatgtgcagaaatggataaacttacaaaggaaGTTTACAAACTTCCTTACAAAGttacaagaaaaaaaggaaacagaatattatatagtatgggagaaatggtacaaacgGCTAGAGGAAAgatataaaaggcaaggaaagatcaaataaggaagatatagaagtagaaatgtaacaacatataaaaggaaacagaaaaaatgtagtttgtagaaatgaaattgagaacactgttatttatatgtatatatgtaaataaattaatattagaattgtatgtataaaagatacattgaaataagggagaaaaaaatggacaagtaagaaatgtttaactgttgcaaaattgttggaaataaactattgtttaaagattcttttttttgttttttgaaaaatgtttaataatttttttttttaaaaaaaaaactcaagcaTGAAGGATTTGAAATAACAATTGCATGTTAcattacatttatatatacaattgTGTAAGATTTTTCCAGATCAGTGGGAAGTAGGCAGAGAAACTAACACAGGAGAGAATATGTAAATTTGTGAGTGTGTGAGAGGGAGGTGTGCAGAGAAGCTTTGGAATATATGCAGGATCTATTTTGCAGATTCTACAGTATAGGTAAAAGTACcagtttttctccttttttaaggaGCTACAAAGAGAATTTTTAgaacacctttttttaaaaaaacttaaatacatacatatctatAGCTTTGTCCTgtgtctgcatgtgtgtgtgattgtgtgtaTGTCtatctacatatttatttatttattttatttatttatttttgtcacacagtatatataagcataagcatgaaacgactatacaacacataagcatatatatatacacagacagacacatttttcttttaatgaccctgtaatctctTGCATTGGGGTGGAGTCGGGGTGACTGAATAGAGCTCCAgcttttactggctggatgcccttcctgatgcctatgtggagtttgcagcagacaattactcaatgcatccagagagagaaatacctgccactacctaggatcaaactcacagcctcctgattgtgagctccacctctagaccaccacaccactatctgtatctgtatctgtatctgtatctgtatctgtatctgtatctgtatctgtatctgtatctgtatctgtatctgtatctgtatctgtatctagactagactagaatagaataggattctttattggccaagtgtgattggacacagtggtgggtttcaaatttttttactaccagttatgtaggtgtgacttggtgggtatggcatggcttggtgggcatggcagagggaaggatactgtaaaatctccattcccaccccactccaggggaaggatactgtgaaatctccattcccttcccactccaggtgattacccatttcctcccaataaactgggacttaggaggcagagactagatgaggggggagccagtcagaatttttactactggttctccgaactactcaaaatttcagctaccagttttccagaattggtcagaatctgctgaaacccacctctgattggacacacaaggaatttgtcttgtccaatcacacttggccaataaagaattctattctattctattctattctattctattctattctattctattctattctatctagataatctatatatctatttctatttctatatctatcatcATATATCTAAACACACACCTAAGTATATATGCAAGGTAAACATATGGAACATGAGAAaaccctttattgtttattttagtaggtaaataaattaaatgttaatTCTGAAATGAATACCTGTGCACTCTTATCCAGACTAAGTTTGATTGTAACAGTTGACAGGCCTGGGTACATATATCTAGGAATAGGGTAACCATGGTTTGAGGAATAAATGCTAGTAGCTCTCCACTCATTGCCTCCTTGCTGAAAGGTGTTCAAGCTCATCCAGAGGAGCAATGCTGAGGTATTTTTTCATAGAATAATACACAAGGAAATGTTAGAGCGCATTTTGAATTAGCTTGTACCATATAGCATGCTAAACCTTTCCATATGATTTGTACAGTGTCTGGGTAACACACTAGCACACTTGAGAAAAGCCTCATTCTGGCGCTGAACAAATCTTGAATCCAGTCATCAAAATGGCTGCAAGAATGTGAGGCATAAACTGACAGGAATAAAGAAACGTGATGAGAAGATACTTTCCTGTTGTTCACTGATTCCagagaaaataaaaagttggTTAGAAAGTTACAAAGCTCCAGAGTTTTTCAGCTAAATTCCTAGAGAAGGGGTTTTGGCCAAGAGGGAATATTCATAAGATTATGCATATGCCTCTGGGCAGACTCAGGCAAACAGTTAAACATCCTTACAATATTCACTTTTTTATGAAGCTCTCAGTGTCTTCTGAGATTCATTTGGGAAAACCGCAGACAAAGAGGAAAATTACAGCCATGATGTCAACTGTTGGAACatataattattcttaaaactgCCAGACTCATAGAAGCAACATTATAACTTTGCATTCACCTAATATGAAATACCGTAATGACTTTCATTGTAACTTTGTGAATGTAAGAGATTTATAGCTTCTCTTGACTATATGTCTGAAATCTGAAAATGAAGTACATTCGTCACATAATGTCTAGCCTCCAATTTATGAATCATGAATTAAATTTGAATTATGATTACACTAATGTCATCAGGTAGCttcattgtcaggcctggaagccatctttttcgttggatcttcaggcctgccacatttactgctgtgggaaactgggaggggggaattgtatggagcatgggtgatatatagtcataataacattcctttctcagaaagtcaaggacatcttgccctgcacctggatggctggaactgggaggtttctccagttgggatggtggatgattggaccatgtgatggacatgtgggtgtttggcagggacttgaacattcctttgggtgggaaaaacctggaagctttcagattcgggttttcccagatgtgccaacacgacatctctaataaaatggaggaaactcaagcctccgagttttctttcattgggggtattacttggaaccctgacattcatATTCTGACCATAATTTCCTAGTTTTGGTGATCAAATTCAaatatttggcaactggttcatattttcgATGGTTGTGATATCCCAGAGTCATGTAATACTCttttaagccagattcacttaacaaccatgttactaacttaacaattgcaatgattcacttaacaattgtggcaagaaaagtcataaaataaggcaaaactcatttaacaaatgtctcacttaacattgaggactacctgtattagaaattcttctttctctttacccACTAGCCACATTTGCATCCTAAAAAGGGTTGGGGATGTTTGTGTAtccttgaaaaaaagaaaactgaccTGGGTCAATTTATGCTCTGAGGGTTACTTTTAGCTCTAAAAAAGAGTAATTCCCTCCAATTAACTATGTTATTGACGTAACTGACAGAGATGTTTAATGACTCCCTTGTCTTTTTGGACAGAGATAAAATTCTTGAAAAGTTTTGCAGAACCATGCCAGGTTTTGTCCTCCCAAAGCTACATGTCGGTGGGAAGTCAAAATAAGGCcctttaaagtaaaaataaaaatgagtatATGTGGTATAAtcctcatggagaaaatctatctgcgTGATTGAtaggagttgaaaatgacttAATGGCACGCTATCAACCCATGGCTTTGCACCATAACCCTGACTGTGGCGGCACCTATTCCCATTTCACCATAGAGATGGCAAAGAGGAATGCCAGGAAGAAGGAGaatagaaggagaggagaagaggagaagtagATGGGGGAAGCAGGGTAAATTTGGAGGATttgaaaattcaatttaagacatgcCAGCCGGTGCATGGAAACTGGTCATTTGGCTCAAGGAGGGCATGACTTCAGtagtttttttactactggttctgcgggtatggcttggtgggtgtggtatggcttggtgggcgtggcaggggaaagatactgcaaaatcaccattccctttctactcctgggggaaggatattgcaaaatctccattcccaccccactctggggccagccagagttgttaTTTGccgggttcttcgaactgctcaaaatttccgctactggttctccagaacctgtcagaacctgctggatttcacctttgCTTCTTCAGCCATGCAACATGAACATGGCCTTTGTCTTTCCTCTGGGTCTTGTACCCCAAAAGGAAGTACATCTTTTATGTGCTCCATGCCTTCTTCTGTGCTGTCTTTTTATACACCTGAGTGTATCTGCTTTAATGAAGAATTACCCCATTTTTCTAGTTCTTTAATGAGTCAGATCATTAATACAACTATATCTTGAATACAAATCATGACTGCAGCTTCTTATATCAGACTCATGCAGAAACCTAACAAAAGACAAGCTCTATTCTGCTCCTTCATTTTTCAAACTAGTTCTTCTAAATTGTTTTGAAAGTACACAACTCTATGCCTAAACATTTCTACCTAGAGGTAAAATGTGTTTTTGAAATACACACATTAAGGATTGTGGGGCAAATTGGCAATTACATTCTGCTATCTTGAAATTGCTCAATTTTCTTGCAATTATTAGAGATACAAAAAATATATGGATCAATTATACCTGTTTTGCTTTCACTTTTGCTTTCAACTGTTGGAAAGATggaattcctttttttcttccacagccaagaGTGTGATGACATAGGGATATTTTCATCATCTGGTAGGTAAGTaggaacaaagaaacaaacatacctttattattttaaaatctgatcGTATAAACTTATAAAGAATCTCTTCTTATTACGAGGAATCTGCTAGTAAGAAATAATGCTGCAGACCTCACTTGTTAAATCAATTGATATATAAAAACTTCATATATTCACAAGTTGTTCAGCATAACCCAATCAATATAAATTCTGAAATTTTAACCTAAATGTTTTGTTTAGTCTGTACTAATTTCAATGCAGGACTTTTgactttaagccaggggtgtccagcattttcccagttgcaatgtatggttgtgaaagttggatcataagaaaggctgagcgccaaagaattgaagcctttgaactctggtgttggagaagactcctgcgaatcccttggactgcaaggcgatcaaactggtcagtcttagagatcaaccctgactgctctttagaaggccagatcctgaagatgaaactgaaatactttggccacctagtgaaaaggaaggactca
This genomic window from Ahaetulla prasina isolate Xishuangbanna chromosome 2, ASM2864084v1, whole genome shotgun sequence contains:
- the LOC131191621 gene encoding uncharacterized protein LOC131191621: MDPLFSTCSLFTMAEDDENIPMSSHSWLWKKKRNSIFPTVESKSESKTGAWIQTDFPSSSQVSEEGLRNNVESKSQSNIISWISLPGSVTDVIEEVQAHPTKNIAVEEETGCGEAFSNENKSFDNSKTSFAKRLSENEENQKEAEKGYPSSPGWLFPEVQLDGCQSKEELSYIPYRSAKLYITKIAKDMHQMKIKYVKVIKELEHFGKESQKQAVMAVKNQYGDKIKHLRSSLEAYQEMVGKEKQSWQDTKKILEEENRKLRQEKEELMNQIPVQDVNADKEKVLQN